A genome region from Pleurocapsa minor HA4230-MV1 includes the following:
- a CDS encoding TetR/AcrR family transcriptional regulator, which translates to MKNPKTSLRRQPQQQRSQKRVEQILNAAAIVFDEVGFEAATTHAIAARAKTAVGSLYQFFPDKLAIFNALELRHVERVHIMWDKLFRPEIIQLPFVDFIHILVTQAEQLFKQPTSRIVFRQFFVSPTIFKNIDTSFTQEAIKFAARLLQARNPKLSEQRSLILAEICVNATNALILLALSSDQAHNQVIITEIEALLKAYLIADVGDDAVSQIIKPLDQLISCYKLNSRQSLILNYAFNHPEITIKNCERLFPDVSRRTLQRDLKILSDRQLLLFQGNTDQRCYRLNLEVIDL; encoded by the coding sequence ATGAAAAACCCAAAAACTTCTCTGCGTCGTCAACCTCAGCAGCAACGCAGTCAGAAGCGAGTTGAACAGATTTTAAATGCAGCAGCAATTGTTTTTGATGAAGTGGGTTTTGAGGCTGCTACCACTCATGCGATCGCGGCTCGTGCTAAGACAGCAGTAGGTTCACTCTATCAATTCTTTCCTGATAAGTTAGCCATTTTTAATGCTTTAGAGTTGCGTCATGTAGAGCGGGTACATATTATGTGGGACAAATTATTTCGTCCTGAAATCATACAGCTACCATTTGTGGACTTCATCCACATCTTAGTTACTCAAGCCGAGCAACTATTTAAGCAACCTACTTCTAGAATAGTTTTTAGGCAATTTTTTGTTTCCCCAACTATTTTTAAAAACATAGATACCAGCTTTACTCAAGAAGCGATTAAATTTGCGGCGCGGTTGTTACAAGCTCGTAATCCTAAGTTATCAGAGCAAAGAAGTCTGATCCTAGCTGAAATCTGCGTTAATGCGACGAATGCTCTAATTTTATTAGCTCTAAGTTCTGATCAAGCTCATAATCAAGTAATCATTACAGAAATTGAGGCTCTCTTGAAAGCTTATTTAATCGCTGATGTGGGAGATGATGCAGTTAGTCAGATAATTAAACCGCTCGATCAGTTGATTAGCTGCTACAAGCTTAATTCTCGCCAAAGTCTGATCCTCAACTACGCTTTTAATCATCCTGAAATTACGATCAAAAACTGTGAGCGTCTGTTTCCTGATGTTTCCCGACGCACTTTACAAAGAGATCTTAAAATCTTGAGCGATCGCCAATTATTACTTTTTCAAGGTAATACCGATCAACGCTGCTATCGGCTTAATTTAGAGGTAATCGACTTATGA
- a CDS encoding Rieske 2Fe-2S domain-containing protein, with product MSMLEGAPWLVAHRSMLSINQPFKVSLYGKDYVIWQDSTGQISSLSNVCPHMGAMLSEGWCNVQADGSSNVVCPFHALEFDHNGCTILPGTKQKTLPQLESLELIIQGDFIWSYGNCEPKIPIPNVLEKIAQEYEFIGATADTSVETDLRSMLRIMHDYNHQNGTHRDLFEITEVRFEKFTDNGYHSEALFNAPIAPKTWWQKLQQPKQLIVPDVIEAHLENYFPSLVIFYGENPWGKMVQCHLFTPESATKTRTYVLLFGESINPFARLLKNQFLGLSKVVVEQDAGILSKIYADAPKKIRLNNEVGIDWVDRNFVNWQK from the coding sequence ATGTCTATGTTAGAAGGTGCGCCGTGGCTAGTCGCTCATAGATCGATGCTATCAATAAACCAACCGTTCAAAGTTTCTCTTTACGGCAAAGATTATGTAATTTGGCAGGATTCCACAGGGCAAATTAGCAGTTTATCTAACGTCTGCCCTCATATGGGTGCAATGCTATCTGAAGGCTGGTGTAATGTTCAAGCAGATGGCTCTAGTAATGTTGTCTGTCCGTTTCATGCTCTAGAGTTTGACCACAATGGTTGCACTATATTACCAGGAACTAAGCAAAAAACATTACCGCAATTAGAATCTTTAGAACTAATAATCCAAGGTGATTTTATTTGGTCTTATGGAAATTGTGAACCGAAAATCCCAATTCCCAACGTTCTGGAAAAGATTGCTCAAGAATATGAATTTATTGGCGCAACCGCTGATACCAGTGTCGAGACAGATTTGCGATCGATGCTGAGGATTATGCACGATTACAATCATCAGAATGGTACACATCGAGACTTATTTGAAATTACCGAAGTCAGATTTGAAAAATTCACTGATAACGGCTATCATTCCGAAGCTTTATTCAATGCTCCCATTGCTCCAAAAACCTGGTGGCAAAAGCTACAACAACCTAAGCAGTTAATAGTTCCTGATGTTATTGAAGCTCATTTAGAGAATTATTTTCCTAGTTTAGTTATTTTCTATGGTGAAAATCCCTGGGGAAAAATGGTTCAATGTCATCTTTTTACTCCAGAATCAGCAACAAAAACTCGTACCTATGTTTTATTGTTTGGCGAGTCTATTAATCCTTTCGCAAGATTATTGAAAAATCAATTTTTAGGACTGAGTAAGGTTGTTGTCGAACAAGATGCAGGTATTTTGAGCAAGATTTATGCCGACGCGCCAAAAAAAATCAGGCTAAATAACGAGGTGGGGATAGATTGGGTCGATCGCAATTTTGTCAATTGGCAGAAATAA
- the acsF gene encoding magnesium-protoporphyrin IX monomethyl ester (oxidative) cyclase, whose product MVDSLKKPQFEEVRPGVKSPAEETILTPRFYTTDFEEMANMDISLNEDELQAILEEFRVDYNRHHFVRDEQFQKSWDNISGETRKVFIEFLERSCTAEFSGFLLYKELGRRLKDRSPVLAEIFTLMARDEARHAGFLNKALSDFNLSLDLGFLTKSRKYTFFKPKFIFYATYLSEKIGYWRYITIFRHLQQHPENEIYPIFSFFENWCQDENRHGDFFDAIMKSQPQFLNDLKARLWSRFFLLSVFATMYLNDVQRYHFYESLGLDAREYDKHVIKQTNATAGRVFPVVLDVEHPDFYQRLEKCVANNEKLSAIASSNAPAPVKLLRKLPHYVSNGVELIKMYFIKPIRVDQLADTVR is encoded by the coding sequence ATGGTAGACAGCCTTAAAAAACCGCAGTTTGAGGAAGTACGCCCTGGAGTCAAATCTCCTGCGGAAGAGACTATTCTCACCCCTCGCTTTTATACAACCGATTTTGAAGAGATGGCCAACATGGACATCTCCCTCAACGAAGACGAACTTCAGGCAATTTTAGAAGAGTTTCGCGTTGACTATAACCGCCATCATTTTGTCAGAGATGAGCAGTTTCAAAAGTCTTGGGATAATATTAGTGGCGAGACTCGCAAAGTATTTATCGAGTTTTTAGAACGTTCTTGTACTGCCGAATTCTCAGGCTTTTTGCTCTATAAAGAATTGGGTAGACGTTTAAAAGATAGAAGCCCCGTTTTGGCGGAAATCTTTACGTTGATGGCAAGAGATGAAGCTCGTCATGCTGGGTTTTTAAACAAGGCATTGTCTGACTTTAATCTTTCTCTAGATTTAGGATTTTTGACTAAAAGCCGTAAATATACTTTTTTTAAACCTAAGTTTATTTTTTACGCGACTTACCTCTCGGAAAAGATTGGCTACTGGCGCTACATTACTATTTTCCGTCATCTTCAACAGCACCCAGAAAACGAAATTTATCCGATCTTCAGCTTTTTTGAAAACTGGTGTCAAGATGAAAACCGTCATGGTGACTTCTTCGATGCGATCATGAAGTCTCAGCCTCAGTTTTTAAATGATCTTAAAGCAAGACTCTGGAGTCGTTTTTTCTTACTTTCGGTGTTTGCCACCATGTACCTCAATGACGTGCAGCGTTATCACTTCTATGAGTCTCTAGGCTTAGATGCTCGCGAATACGATAAGCACGTAATTAAACAAACAAATGCCACTGCTGGCAGAGTATTTCCTGTAGTGTTGGATGTAGAACATCCTGATTTTTATCAGCGTTTAGAAAAGTGTGTTGCCAATAACGAAAAATTGTCGGCGATCGCTAGTTCTAATGCCCCTGCACCAGTTAAGTTACTGCGTAAATTGCCTCACTATGTTTCTAATGGTGTAGAACTAATCAAAATGTATTTTATCAAGCCAATTCGCGTAGATCAGTTAGCTGATACGGTTCGTTAA
- a CDS encoding DUF554 domain-containing protein gives MNLDFWTKTSGTWINIFSVLVGTGLGLLFKDRLSAKVQTIITQGVGLLTIWIGLSMANSMSQVAAGGIDGAVLGLLAMVIGGVIGEWLQIEERLTILGDWLKQKFKGQGRFTEGFVASSLLFCVGPMALIGSFNNGLNGDNTLLTIKSTMDGVISIALANIYGVGVGFSALIILIYQGGLSLMVGLVANTVPDAENNPYLLIIIGVGGLMIVAIGCNLLELVKIRVGSFLPAIAIAPGTYFLFSYF, from the coding sequence TTGAATTTAGATTTCTGGACAAAAACAAGTGGTACTTGGATCAATATTTTTAGCGTGTTAGTGGGTACGGGGTTAGGTTTACTCTTCAAAGATCGCCTTTCTGCCAAAGTGCAAACTATTATTACTCAAGGAGTTGGCTTACTTACAATTTGGATTGGCTTAAGTATGGCAAACAGCATGAGTCAAGTGGCAGCAGGAGGAATAGATGGGGCTGTTTTAGGTCTTTTGGCAATGGTAATCGGTGGAGTAATCGGAGAATGGTTACAGATCGAGGAAAGATTGACTATTTTGGGAGATTGGTTAAAACAGAAATTTAAGGGACAAGGAAGATTCACCGAAGGATTTGTTGCCAGTAGCTTACTATTTTGTGTTGGGCCAATGGCTTTAATTGGCAGCTTTAATAACGGCTTAAATGGTGACAATACTCTCTTAACCATCAAATCAACTATGGATGGCGTGATTTCCATCGCCTTGGCAAATATTTATGGTGTGGGAGTAGGATTTTCTGCCTTGATTATCCTGATTTATCAGGGTGGATTGTCCTTAATGGTTGGATTGGTGGCAAATACAGTCCCTGATGCGGAAAATAACCCTTATCTGTTAATTATTATTGGGGTTGGGGGCTTAATGATTGTGGCAATTGGCTGCAATTTATTAGAGTTAGTTAAAATTCGCGTTGGTTCATTTTTACCAGCGATCGCGATCGCGCCTGGAACTTATTTTTTATTCAGTTATTTCTAA
- a CDS encoding ferredoxin family protein: MPHSIVTDICEGVADCVDACPVACIHDGPGKNIKGTEWYWIDFATCIDCGICLQVCPVEGAILAEERPDLQKTPQ, translated from the coding sequence TTGCCTCATTCTATTGTTACCGACATCTGCGAAGGAGTAGCTGATTGCGTTGATGCTTGTCCTGTCGCCTGTATTCACGATGGCCCTGGCAAGAATATTAAAGGAACAGAATGGTACTGGATTGATTTCGCTACCTGCATTGACTGTGGCATTTGTTTACAAGTATGTCCCGTTGAAGGCGCAATTCTTGCCGAAGAAAGACCAGATCTACAAAAAACCCCCCAATAA